The Undibacterium cyanobacteriorum genomic sequence CAATCGCTCAAGTCATAAGAGTAGCGGAGTGTGAGCGTTCTCATGGGTAGCGTGAACGAAGCCTGCCGTAAGACAAGATGAAAAATTTATCCAACTGGAGACAAAATGAAAAACCTGGCAACAAAAGTAGGTCCACAAACGAGTCCACAAATAAGCCGGCGCGCAAGCACCCCCATTCAACTTGCCGTCATGGTCTTGGTGGCAGGCCTCGGTAGTGCCCAAGCGCAAAACGCTAGCACCACACCCAGCAGCGATACTGCTAAAACTTCAGCGACCAGCTCGAACTCAGATGCAAAATCCACCACCATTCAAGAGGTGTTGGTGACAGGTACCAAGCGTACAACTTCGCTACAAAAAACACCGGTCGCGATTACCGCGATCAATTCAGCAGCTTTGGAAGATGCCCATGTTCAAACTTTGCTCGATGTCGTTAGTTTAGTCCCGAGCTTTCAAGCAACTGGCCAGGGTGACCACGGTGTGATTACCATGACTTTGCGTGGTGTGGGTAACGATAGCGCGAAAACAGAATATGCCGATCCTGAAGTCGCTTCGTTTGTTGACGGCATTTATTCACCGCGCCCAGAAGGTGCGACCGCTTTGTTATTCGACCTCGATGCGATTGAAGTTTTGCGTGGTCCACAAGGTACTCTGTGGGGACGTAATTCCACCGTCGGCGCCGTTAATATGCAAACCGCAAAACCGGTGTTAGGCAAACAAAGTGGTAGCGTAGAAGCGGGTCTCGGTAGCTACAATCGCTTAGGCGGCCGCGCTGCTTTTAATCTCCCGATTAGCGATACTGCGGCAATGCGGGTCGCTTTTGTGCATGAACAACATGATGGTTATGTCGATTATCAGACCTTGCCTGTGATTCCATTGGCGAGTCAAAAAGCGGCTTTCGTCGCTGGCGGCGGTAAGATTGCCGACTTCCAGCCGATTAACCCCAACTTGTTCGTTAATGGTGGCCCTAAATATAACGCGCAAGATCAAACAGCAGTGCGTTTGAGTTTGCTATGGCAGATCACTCCAGACTTGAAGTGGAATGTCGCTTACGAAAAATTTGCTGATCGCGGTACGCCAAGCATGAACCTGATGCAGAGCCCTCGTGCGGGACAAAAGTTGTGGTCTGCATTGATTGACACCGCGCCATTCGTGCAGCGTGATACTGATTCTTTGCGCAGCCGCCTCGACTACAAAGTCAGTAATGATGTGAGTTTGTCGTACATTGCAGGGGTTTCTAAATTCAGCGGTTCTTCGAACTTCGATCAAGATGGTGGTGTCGCCATTCCAACCAGTTTTGCCACTGGCGCTGGCTATCAAGCCAATAACACCGTCTCCTCGAATTACTTTAACTACAGCCATGAGCTTGAGCTGCAGTCAGTCGGCAAGCGTGAGGTCGATTGGCAACTTGGTTTGTACTATGCGGCAGAGCGCAATGATATCCGTTTCGATATTCCGATCTTCAATGGCACTCAACAAGGAACAGTTGGCTGGCAGGGTTCTTTCATCCAACCGAAAGAGACGGTTGCATCGAGTGCGGCCTTTGGACAAGCCACATGGAATGTTGATGATGCATTGCATTTGACAGGTGGCTTGCGTTACACCTCCGACAAACGTACCAATGTGGGCGGCAATGGGTATACCTGGAATTACGATGCGACAGTGCCGCAAGTGCCTTTGAATCCGAATATCGATCCACGCATTCCTGGACAAGGTTATAGCCCAGGTAAGCCATCCAACGACGGTGAATTTACCGGAAGTAAAGTGACTGGCTTATTGCGTTTAGGTTATGACATCGACAAAAACAATATGCTCTACACCAGCGTTGCGACAGGATATAAATCCGGCGGTTTGCAGGACGGTGGCAAGACTTATGGCGCAGAGACCCTGACGAACTATGAGCTCGGCACCAAGAGCACCTTCTTGGACGGTAGCCTGCGCATTAACAATGCGATTTACTACACCAATTTCAAGGACTTCCAGTTTAGTGCGCCAGTCACGAATCCAGATGGTACACGTGGCTTGGCAACCAGCAATGCTGAAGGTGCCAAGATCAAAGGTTTTGAATCTGAGATCGCTGCACGTTTGAGCCCGGATGACCGCCTCAATATCACT encodes the following:
- a CDS encoding TonB-dependent receptor, with the translated sequence MKNLATKVGPQTSPQISRRASTPIQLAVMVLVAGLGSAQAQNASTTPSSDTAKTSATSSNSDAKSTTIQEVLVTGTKRTTSLQKTPVAITAINSAALEDAHVQTLLDVVSLVPSFQATGQGDHGVITMTLRGVGNDSAKTEYADPEVASFVDGIYSPRPEGATALLFDLDAIEVLRGPQGTLWGRNSTVGAVNMQTAKPVLGKQSGSVEAGLGSYNRLGGRAAFNLPISDTAAMRVAFVHEQHDGYVDYQTLPVIPLASQKAAFVAGGGKIADFQPINPNLFVNGGPKYNAQDQTAVRLSLLWQITPDLKWNVAYEKFADRGTPSMNLMQSPRAGQKLWSALIDTAPFVQRDTDSLRSRLDYKVSNDVSLSYIAGVSKFSGSSNFDQDGGVAIPTSFATGAGYQANNTVSSNYFNYSHELELQSVGKREVDWQLGLYYAAERNDIRFDIPIFNGTQQGTVGWQGSFIQPKETVASSAAFGQATWNVDDALHLTGGLRYTSDKRTNVGGNGYTWNYDATVPQVPLNPNIDPRIPGQGYSPGKPSNDGEFTGSKVTGLLRLGYDIDKNNMLYTSVATGYKSGGLQDGGKTYGAETLTNYELGTKSTFLDGSLRINNAIYYTNFKDFQFSAPVTNPDGTRGLATSNAEGAKIKGFESEIAARLSPDDRLNITLAFTSAVLGKLIGGTNDYALPKCTVPGISTCLDVTGNTMPHAPKFATQIQYQHIFHLPEGGTLVPRVSFHYETESWLSVFNLGEGDKQKAYTRADLGLRYESSKGWWSDFFVRNVGNNNIKTSAGNAGGAWVAQYLPPRTVGVNIGYNF